One genomic region from Drosophila busckii strain San Diego stock center, stock number 13000-0081.31 chromosome 3R, ASM1175060v1, whole genome shotgun sequence encodes:
- the LOC108603843 gene encoding diamine acetyltransferase 2, giving the protein MSEQTEFSFRRAEIEDIKAVREMIQELADFERMSNGPELSEQDLIRDAGLSGGPEYCQIYVLVDNATRHIIGYAICFNSYSTWQGRALFLEDIYVRPAYRKRGAGARIFREVAALAVKFGCRRLDFHVLSWNPARGFYERLGASNLTASEDWHYYRVEEAQLKKLSSELLP; this is encoded by the exons ATGTCGGAGCAGACTGAATTTAGCTTTCGGCGTGCCGAAATAGAGGATATTAAAGCAGTTCGAGAAATGATACAG GAGCTGGCTGACTTTGAACGCATGAGCAATGGCCCCGAGCTAAGTGAACAGG ATCTTATACGTGATGCGGGCCTGTCTGGTGGCCCAGAATATTGTCAAATCTATGTGCTCGTAGACAATGCCACAAG ACATATCATCGGCTATGCGATCTGTTTCAATTCGTATTCCACATGGCAGGGACGTGCTTTATTTCTCGAGGACATCTACGTGCGTCCTGCATACCGCAAACGCGGCGCCGGCGCTCGCATCTTTCGTGAAGTGGCCGCCTTGGCAGTTAAGTTTGGCTGCCGTCGTCTGGACTTCCATGTGCTCAGCTGGAATCCGGCGCGCGGGTTTTACGAGCGCTTAGGTGCTAGCAATCTAACCGCCAGCGAGGACTGGCACTACTACCGTGTGGAGGAGGCACAATTGAAAAAACTAAGCAGCGAGCTGCTGCCTTAA
- the LOC108603842 gene encoding small G protein signaling modulator 3 homolog — MDRARSIFETVRDHEGYVGREEHTRKLQTLNSEDDNGELPSMMEELSIADGLRPNPGGPFSALTPSMWPQEILAKLGGESELAAAGPNDQPDYRFDEFGFKVEEEDGPEQSSNKLLSIPFLEDAQQRLQWIAHLEFAHNKEATELSWENVELLPQRTEKLRKMVLKGIPHSLRPQMWMRLSGALAKKQKSETSYQDIVKASSNDQLMTSKQIEKDLLRILPTNCCFSHPNGTGIPRLRRILRGIAWLFPDIGYCQGTGVIVACLLLFMEEENAFWLMVTIVEDLLPASYYSSTLLGIQADQRVMQTLIANYLSSVDETLKRHDIDLSLITLHWFLTLFANVVHMKLLVRIWDWFFYEGSIVLFQLTLGMLKVKEQDLKHLENSAQIFNSLSMCCEVDDVEVLFHQALEVGGSLSQTVIDTHRRRHLAYLMADQGHQIGNPEAASNLPKQQLARRQVRKSKSILEAFLFRSDPEAEQLKNKNIRQTEILVDLREAILKVGRHFITIEPKLSGHIQLTANYSSESHAKDHENFINVSRTRKRRAKALHDFERHDDDELGFRRNDIITIISQKDEHCWVGELNGLRGWFPAKFVQLLDERSKLYTSAGDDAISETVTDLVRGTLAPAIKAFLEHGMKRPTFLGGPIHPWLFIEEVSSLEVEKDFKSVYSRLVLCKTYRLDEDGKVLTPEELLYRCVQAINQTHDNAHAQMDVKLRSLICLGLNEQVLHLWLEVLCACQEVVQKWYHSWSFIDSPGWVQIKCELRILSQFAFNLNPDWELPPKQGKESQPLKDGVRDMLVKHHLFSWDL; from the exons ATGGACAGAGCCAGAAGCATATTTGAGACAGTGCGCGACCACGAGGGCTACGTGGGTCGTGAAGAACATACG CGCAAACTACAGACCTTGAATTCAGAAGATGATAATGGAGAGCTGCCGTCTATGATGGAAGAGTTGAGCATAGCAGACGGACTGCGACCAAATCCCGGTGGCCCATTTTCAGCGTTAACACCTTCAATGTGGCCACAGGAGATCTTGGCCAAACTGGGCGGAGAATCAGAGCTGGCTGCGGCTGGTCCGAATGATCAGCCAGATTATCGCTTTGATGAGTTTGGATTTAAAGTGGAGGAGGAAGATGGTCCAGAGCAAAGCTCTAATAAATTACTAAGCATACCATTTCTAGAGGACGCACAACAGCGTTTGCAGTGGATAGCACATTTAGAGTTTGCGCATAACAAGGAGGCAACAGAGCTGAGCTGGGAGAACGTTGAATTGCTGCCACAACGTACGGAAAAATTGAGAAAAATGGTGCTTAAGGGTATACCACATAGTTTACGACCCCAAATGTGGATGCGTTTATCCGGCGCACTAGCTAAGAAGCAAAAAAGCGAGACTAGCTATCAGGATATTGTAAAGG CTTCCAGCAACGACCAGCTAATGACctcaaagcaaattgaaaaggaCCTATTACGGATAttgccaacaaattgttgctttagccATCCAAATGGAACGGGCATACCACGATTGCGTCGCATTTTGCGTGGAATCGCGTGGCTGTTTCCAGATATTGGCTACTGCCAGGGCACGGGTGTCATTGTGGCTTGCCTCTTGCTCTTCATGGAGGAGGAGAACGCTTTTTGGTTGATGGTTACTATTGTTGAGGATCTGCTCCCAGCTTCGTATTACAGCTCAACATTGCTTGGCATACAAGCGGATCAACGTGTAATGCAAACGCTCATAGCCAACTATTTGTCCAGTGTGGACGAAACGCTCAAACGGCATGACATTGATTTGTCGCTTATAACGCTGCATTGGTTCCTCACTCTCTTTGCAAATGTGGTGCATATGAAGCTACTGGTGCGCATTTGGGACTGGTTCTTCTATGAGGGCTCGATAGTGTTGTTTCAGCTAACGCTGGGCATGCTTAAAGTTAAGGAACAGGACCTGAAGCATTTGGAAAACtctgcacaaatatttaattcactttCCATGTGCTGTGAGGTGGACGATGTGGAAGTACTGTTTCATCAGGCGCTGGAGGTGGGCGGCTCGTTAAGTCAGACCGTTATTGATACGCACCGACGACGACATTTGGCTTACCTGATGGCCGATCAGGGTCATCAGATTGGCAACCCAGAAGCAGCCTCGAATCTTCCTAAACAGCAACTGGCACGCAGGCAAGTGCGTAAAAGTAAATCCATACTGGAAGCATTTCTATTTCGTAGCGATCCTGAAGCTGAGCAGCTGAAGAACAAAAACATTCGGCAAACAGAAATATTGGTAGATCTGCGTGAGGCTATCTTAAAAGTAGGACGCCACTTTATTACCATTGAGCCCAAGTTATCGGGACATATACAGCTGACGGCCAACTATAGCAGCGAATCGCATGCCAAGGATCATGAGAACTTTATCAATGTATCACGTACACGAAAACGACGCGCCAAGGCGCTGCATGACTTTGAGCGTCACGACGATGATGAGCTAGGCTTTAGACGCAATGACATAATTACCATAATAAGCCAGAAGGATGAACATTGCTGGGTAGGTGAGCTTAACGGCTTGCGCGGCTGGTTTCCTGCAAAATTTGTGCAACTGCTCGATGAACGCAGCAAACTCTATACCTCAGCTGGTGATGACGCCATATCGGAAACGGTTACAGATCTGGTACGCGGCACACTTGCGCCTGCTATTAAAGCATTCCTGGAGCATGGCATGAAACGACCCACATTCCTGGGTGGTCCCATACACCCTTGGCTTTTTATAGAGGAGGTTTCATCGCTCGAAGTGGAAAAGGACTTCAAGTCCGTGTACAGTCGGTTGGTGTTATGTAAAACGTATCGCTTAGATGAGGACGGCAAAGTTCTAACGCCTGAGGAGCTGCTCTATCGTTGCGTGCAAGCAATCAATCAAACACATGACAATGCACATGCACAAATGGATGTCAAGCTGCGTTCACTCATCTGCCTGGGCCTCAACGAGCAGGTGCTGCATTTGTGGCTTGAAGTGCTTTGCGCCTGTCAAGAGGTCGTACAGAAATGGTATCACAGTTGGAGCTTTATTGACTCTCCGGGCTGggttcaaattaaatgtgaacTACGCATACTTTcacagtttgcatttaatcTGAATCCGGATTGGGAATTGCCTCCCAAACAGGGCAAGGAATCACAGCCGCTAAAGGATGGAGTACGCGATATGCTGGTTAAGCATCACCTGTTCTCCTGGGATTTGTGA
- the LOC108603841 gene encoding trafficking protein particle complex subunit 10 isoform X2, which yields MQIKPIITYSGSYPLFRSLEAQILNAIPLDTCEWRRTFQRPTKHVRLEAQTQQFSVEPLQKYKQGDWSILEHPILHIFVTECNDVDTYKATIREEIDTWLKLLASYGVSDWMILLVETLDMRKTKNLLPRTTVLDKMRLDFGSKNDDRCISVLNPAKFEQKSTESFRCLVQRIRFLMLTSYNRNIAKYEELIRSKRERRNQDDWDFRQYFFMQEDLALIFEKLELPTEALIQYDELDAMFSQFITHTGFNEKQQWLSYFKRPLSAFHGICLSRADKFEFREKIRTEGVSLLEFRNYLFERQAYLLLSCNEIPDIAKRLLDFLFSTLREVEYIKLDCQEGALSCWEFVCALEVLQLCEQAMEPNEVSCFQHCAPIWNLAKDKLYELGKLCGLLPGCTPSSEQLHIVVQLSSGIGDAPQQPLQFLEAMPQLRDRSPNRKPKKSAAEQLKEALGSNMAFQKLYLELAELAISTYKHVARLRSARLVGLDLGNFYCALNEPHKAVGFFTDLLRELKAENWHTLSSQTLLELANCYRKMGDSLAYTKTCSSISCCAELETLVRTFYFDEFLKSLKTLKTTLSAQPSMENANYCVLEDHFRILDIEVLNTKPIIQDELLLVQLKLDSLYPRGIVVESMKLCYELHVAPESESDVLQQVALTAPKHKECSSRLKVSLQLFHKQDNTLNCASVVCDTPKSKQPVRRSSSTKRKLSPSMQADFANFVLAENIALHPGINHIELQAKATRVGRWQFKQLCLSMCSLEFLSEQLPSTAQPPSFEISTKPASATLEFKTLIAGIVQPFNLHVSAGSFIFPADAKITLRCSKNLRLRQALAKDEASYNDDATFETQLQVPLLQLKSFEERRLPLEVLTDMPGRKVAKHYEHHITLNCPWSRNELQIPVEFQPAMEATCRLHTCGTQKFLQVIMKGLDGELLLQHAKVKCDVPGVRLQDLNPSSQQPIEIHKSLTVTYLYEIQVEPLKTEQELPIVKVHFVVKYATVQQPEVWRNYGCAFDLVDYSTLFKLQAQLEPNELCRLRTVCNLHLKITKVNENPYTDLMYEVLNDQNLWAVCGRSAGVVSMKDVDCHSISLDVMPLSTGFLPMPSIRLSKYTAGGKSKTDAHSKVHPFPPGQVYNSTKSMQIHVIASVSAEQ from the exons ATGCAGATAAAGCCCATAATAACGT ACTCTGGCTCTTATCCACTCTTTCGCTCGCTGGAGgctcaaatattaaatgcaataccCTTGGACACCTGCGAATGGCGACGCACCTTTCAGCGACCAACGAAACATGTGCGATTAGAGGCACAGACGCAGCAATTTAGCGTGGAGCCGTTACAGAAATATAAACAGGGCGATTGGAGCATTTTGGAGCACCCGATATTGCACATTTTTGTTACCGAATGCAAT GACGTGGACACCTACAAGGCAACCATACGTGAGGAAATTGATACTTGGCTGAAGCTGTTGGCCAGCTATGGCGTTTCGGACTGGATGATTTTGCTGGTGGAGACACTTGACATGcgtaaaactaaaaatttactACCACGCACCACGGTGCTTGACAAGATGCGCCTGGATTTTGGCAGCAAAAACGACGATCGTTGCATTTCTGTTTTGAATCCAGCCAAATTTGAGCAAAAGTCCACGGAATCGTTTCGTTGTCTAGTGCAGCGTATACGCTTTCTCATGCTAACCAGCTATAATCGCAATATAGCCAAGTACGAGGAATTAATACGAAGCAAACGTGAGCGACGCAATCAGGATGATTGGGACTTTCGTCAGTATTTCTTTATGCAAGAGGATTTAGCACTGATATTTGAAAAACTGGAACTGCCCACGGAGGCGCTTATACAATACGATGAGTTGGATGCAATGTTTTCGCagtttattacgcatacggGCTTTAATGAAAAGCAACAGTGGCTGTCTTACTTTAAGCGTCCTCTCAGCGCCTTTCATGGAATATGCCTCAGTCGCGCGGATAAGTTTGAGTTTCGTGAGAAGATACGCACCGAGGGCGTTTCACTGCTAGAATTCCgtaattatttgtttgagCGACAGGCGtatttgctgctcagctgcaacGAGATACCGGACATAGCCAAGCGACTGCTGGACTTTTTGTTTTCCACGCTGCGCGAGGTGGAGTATATTAAGCTGGACTGTCAGGAGGGCGCGCTTAGCTGCTGGGAGTTTGTCTGTGCCTTGGAAGTACTGCAGCTTTGCGAGCAGGCCATGGAACCCAATGAAGTTAGCTGCTTTCAGCACTGCGCACCCATTTGGAATCTGGCCAAGGATAAATTGTATGAGCTGGGCAAGCTTTGTGGATTGCTGCCTGGTTGCACGCCCAGTTCTGAACAGCTGCATATTGTGGTGCAGCTTTCCTCAGGTATAGGAGACGCGCCGCAGCAGCCACTACAATTTTTGGAGGCCATGCCACAGTTGCGTGATCGCTCGCCCAACCGCAAGCCCAAGAAGTCTGCTGCGGAGCAGCTAAAAGAGGCGCTGGGCTCGAATATGGCATTTCAAAAGCTATACTTGGAGCTAGCAGAGCTGGCTATTAGCACCTATAAGCATGTGGCTCGTTTGCGCTCTGCGCGTCTTGTGGGCCTGGATCTAGGCAACTTCTATTGCGCCCTGAATGAGCCGCACAAGGCAGTTGGTTTCTTTACGGATTTGTTGCGTGAACTCAAGGCGGAAAACTGGCATACACTAAGCTCACAAACGCTGCTAGAGTTGGCCAATTGCTATCGCAAAATGGGCGACTCGCTGGCCTATACAAAAACCTGCAGCTCCATTAGCTGTTGTGCGGAGTTGGAAACGCTCGTGCGCACTTTTTACTTTGACGAGTTTCTCAAATCGCTGAAAACGCTTAAGACAACATTATCGGCGCAACCTTCGATGGAGAATGCCAACTATTGCGTGCTGGAGGATCATTTTCGCATTTTGGACATTGAAGTGCTCAACACAAAGCCCATCATACAGGatgagttgctgctggtgcagcTCAAGCTGGACAGTCTATATCCGCGTGGTATTGTAGTGGAAAGCATGAAGCTTTGCTACGAGCTGCATGTGGCGCCTGAATCTGAATCTGATGTGCTGCAGCAAGTTGCGCTAACAGCGCCCAAGCATAAGGAGTGTAGCTCACGCTTGAAGGTATCCTTGCAGCTGTTTCACAAGCAGGATAATACGCTCAACTGCGCCTCTGTGGTCTGCGATACGCCCAAGAGCAAGCAGCCAGtccgacgcagcagcagcaccaagcGCAAGCTTTCACCCAGCATGCAAGCAGACTTTGCCAATTTTGTGCTAGCGGAGAATATAGCACTGCACCCGGGCATCAACCACATAGAGCTACAAGCCAAAGCAACGCGCGTGGGTCGCTGGCAATTCAAGCAGTTGTGCCTGAGCATGTGCAGCTTGGAGTTTCTTTCAGAGCAGCTGCCGTCCACTGCACAGCCGCCTAGTTTTGAGATCAGCACCAAGCCCGCCAGTGCCACATTGGAGTTCAAGACTCTCATAGCGGGCATAGTGCAACCCTTTAATTTACATGTCTCCGCTGGCAGTTTCATCTTTCCCGCTGATGCCAAGATAACACTGCGTTGCTCAAAGAATCTGCGTCTACGTCAGGCGCTGGCTAAAGATGAGGCAAGCTATAATGATGATGCCACGTTCGAAACTCAACTGCAGGTGCCGCTGTTGCAACTGAAATCGTTTGAGGAACGACGCCTGCCGCTGGAGGTGCTAACTGATATGCCTGGACGAAAGGTGGCCAAGCATTATGAGCACCATATTACGCTCAACTGTCCGTGGTCGCGCAATGAGCTGCAGATTCCCGTTGAGTTTCAGCCTGCCATGGAGGCCACTTGCCGTTTACATACATGCGGAACGCAAAAGTTTTTACAGGTCATTATGAAGGGGCTGGATGgagagctgttgctgcagcatgcCAAGGTTAAGTGTGATGTGCCGGGAGTGCGTTTGCAGGATCTGAATCCCAGCTCACAGCAGCCAATT GAGATACACAAGAGTTTGACTGTCACCTATCTGTATGAGATACAAGTGGAGCCTTTGAAAACGGAGCAGGAGCTGCCAATTGTGAAGGTGCATTTTGTAGTGAAGTATGCCACAGTGCAACAGCCAGAGGTCTGGCGTAATTATGGCTGTGCCTTTGATCTGGTTGATTACTCGACGCTCTTCAAGCTGCAGGCACAGCTTGAGCCCAATGAGTTATGTCGTCTGCGCACTGTTTGCAATTTACACTTGAAGATTACCAAAGTTAATGAGAATCCCTATACGGATTTAATGTACGAGGTGCTTAATGATCAGAATCTCTGGGCTGTTTGTGGTCGTTCGGCGG GCGTGGTTTCTATGAAAGATGTAGACTGTCATTCCATATCCTTGGATGTGATGCCTTTGAGCACTGGATTTCTGCCCATGCCTAGCATAAGATTGTCCAAATACACCGCCGGTGGCAAAAGCAAGACTGATGCGCATTCGAAAGTGCATCCATTTCCGCCTGGACAGGTCTATAATTCCACCAAGAGCATGCAGATTCATGTCATAGCCAGCGTGAGCGCGGAACAGTAA
- the LOC108603841 gene encoding trafficking protein particle complex subunit 10 isoform X1, which yields MQIKPIITYSGSYPLFRSLEAQILNAIPLDTCEWRRTFQRPTKHVRLEAQTQQFSVEPLQKYKQGDWSILEHPILHIFVTECNDVDTYKATIREEIDTWLKLLASYGVSDWMILLVETLDMRKTKNLLPRTTVLDKMRLDFGSKNDDRCISVLNPAKFEQKSTESFRCLVQRIRFLMLTSYNRNIAKYEELIRSKRERRNQDDWDFRQYFFMQEDLALIFEKLELPTEALIQYDELDAMFSQFITHTGFNEKQQWLSYFKRPLSAFHGICLSRADKFEFREKIRTEGVSLLEFRNYLFERQAYLLLSCNEIPDIAKRLLDFLFSTLREVEYIKLDCQEGALSCWEFVCALEVLQLCEQAMEPNEVSCFQHCAPIWNLAKDKLYELGKLCGLLPGCTPSSEQLHIVVQLSSGIGDAPQQPLQFLEAMPQLRDRSPNRKPKKSAAEQLKEALGSNMAFQKLYLELAELAISTYKHVARLRSARLVGLDLGNFYCALNEPHKAVGFFTDLLRELKAENWHTLSSQTLLELANCYRKMGDSLAYTKTCSSISCCAELETLVRTFYFDEFLKSLKTLKTTLSAQPSMENANYCVLEDHFRILDIEVLNTKPIIQDELLLVQLKLDSLYPRGIVVESMKLCYELHVAPESESDVLQQVALTAPKHKECSSRLKVSLQLFHKQDNTLNCASVVCDTPKSKQPVRRSSSTKRKLSPSMQADFANFVLAENIALHPGINHIELQAKATRVGRWQFKQLCLSMCSLEFLSEQLPSTAQPPSFEISTKPASATLEFKTLIAGIVQPFNLHVSAGSFIFPADAKITLRCSKNLRLRQALAKDEASYNDDATFETQLQVPLLQLKSFEERRLPLEVLTDMPGRKVAKHYEHHITLNCPWSRNELQIPVEFQPAMEATCRLHTCGTQKFLQVIMKGLDGELLLQHAKVKCDVPGVRLQDLNPSSQQPIEIHKSLTVTYLYEIQVEPLKTEQELPIVKVHFVVKYATVQQPEVWRNYGCAFDLVDYSTLFKLQAQLEPNELCRLRTVCNLHLKITKVNENPYTDLMYEVLNDQNLWAVCGRSAETGVVSMKDVDCHSISLDVMPLSTGFLPMPSIRLSKYTAGGKSKTDAHSKVHPFPPGQVYNSTKSMQIHVIASVSAEQ from the exons ATGCAGATAAAGCCCATAATAACGT ACTCTGGCTCTTATCCACTCTTTCGCTCGCTGGAGgctcaaatattaaatgcaataccCTTGGACACCTGCGAATGGCGACGCACCTTTCAGCGACCAACGAAACATGTGCGATTAGAGGCACAGACGCAGCAATTTAGCGTGGAGCCGTTACAGAAATATAAACAGGGCGATTGGAGCATTTTGGAGCACCCGATATTGCACATTTTTGTTACCGAATGCAAT GACGTGGACACCTACAAGGCAACCATACGTGAGGAAATTGATACTTGGCTGAAGCTGTTGGCCAGCTATGGCGTTTCGGACTGGATGATTTTGCTGGTGGAGACACTTGACATGcgtaaaactaaaaatttactACCACGCACCACGGTGCTTGACAAGATGCGCCTGGATTTTGGCAGCAAAAACGACGATCGTTGCATTTCTGTTTTGAATCCAGCCAAATTTGAGCAAAAGTCCACGGAATCGTTTCGTTGTCTAGTGCAGCGTATACGCTTTCTCATGCTAACCAGCTATAATCGCAATATAGCCAAGTACGAGGAATTAATACGAAGCAAACGTGAGCGACGCAATCAGGATGATTGGGACTTTCGTCAGTATTTCTTTATGCAAGAGGATTTAGCACTGATATTTGAAAAACTGGAACTGCCCACGGAGGCGCTTATACAATACGATGAGTTGGATGCAATGTTTTCGCagtttattacgcatacggGCTTTAATGAAAAGCAACAGTGGCTGTCTTACTTTAAGCGTCCTCTCAGCGCCTTTCATGGAATATGCCTCAGTCGCGCGGATAAGTTTGAGTTTCGTGAGAAGATACGCACCGAGGGCGTTTCACTGCTAGAATTCCgtaattatttgtttgagCGACAGGCGtatttgctgctcagctgcaacGAGATACCGGACATAGCCAAGCGACTGCTGGACTTTTTGTTTTCCACGCTGCGCGAGGTGGAGTATATTAAGCTGGACTGTCAGGAGGGCGCGCTTAGCTGCTGGGAGTTTGTCTGTGCCTTGGAAGTACTGCAGCTTTGCGAGCAGGCCATGGAACCCAATGAAGTTAGCTGCTTTCAGCACTGCGCACCCATTTGGAATCTGGCCAAGGATAAATTGTATGAGCTGGGCAAGCTTTGTGGATTGCTGCCTGGTTGCACGCCCAGTTCTGAACAGCTGCATATTGTGGTGCAGCTTTCCTCAGGTATAGGAGACGCGCCGCAGCAGCCACTACAATTTTTGGAGGCCATGCCACAGTTGCGTGATCGCTCGCCCAACCGCAAGCCCAAGAAGTCTGCTGCGGAGCAGCTAAAAGAGGCGCTGGGCTCGAATATGGCATTTCAAAAGCTATACTTGGAGCTAGCAGAGCTGGCTATTAGCACCTATAAGCATGTGGCTCGTTTGCGCTCTGCGCGTCTTGTGGGCCTGGATCTAGGCAACTTCTATTGCGCCCTGAATGAGCCGCACAAGGCAGTTGGTTTCTTTACGGATTTGTTGCGTGAACTCAAGGCGGAAAACTGGCATACACTAAGCTCACAAACGCTGCTAGAGTTGGCCAATTGCTATCGCAAAATGGGCGACTCGCTGGCCTATACAAAAACCTGCAGCTCCATTAGCTGTTGTGCGGAGTTGGAAACGCTCGTGCGCACTTTTTACTTTGACGAGTTTCTCAAATCGCTGAAAACGCTTAAGACAACATTATCGGCGCAACCTTCGATGGAGAATGCCAACTATTGCGTGCTGGAGGATCATTTTCGCATTTTGGACATTGAAGTGCTCAACACAAAGCCCATCATACAGGatgagttgctgctggtgcagcTCAAGCTGGACAGTCTATATCCGCGTGGTATTGTAGTGGAAAGCATGAAGCTTTGCTACGAGCTGCATGTGGCGCCTGAATCTGAATCTGATGTGCTGCAGCAAGTTGCGCTAACAGCGCCCAAGCATAAGGAGTGTAGCTCACGCTTGAAGGTATCCTTGCAGCTGTTTCACAAGCAGGATAATACGCTCAACTGCGCCTCTGTGGTCTGCGATACGCCCAAGAGCAAGCAGCCAGtccgacgcagcagcagcaccaagcGCAAGCTTTCACCCAGCATGCAAGCAGACTTTGCCAATTTTGTGCTAGCGGAGAATATAGCACTGCACCCGGGCATCAACCACATAGAGCTACAAGCCAAAGCAACGCGCGTGGGTCGCTGGCAATTCAAGCAGTTGTGCCTGAGCATGTGCAGCTTGGAGTTTCTTTCAGAGCAGCTGCCGTCCACTGCACAGCCGCCTAGTTTTGAGATCAGCACCAAGCCCGCCAGTGCCACATTGGAGTTCAAGACTCTCATAGCGGGCATAGTGCAACCCTTTAATTTACATGTCTCCGCTGGCAGTTTCATCTTTCCCGCTGATGCCAAGATAACACTGCGTTGCTCAAAGAATCTGCGTCTACGTCAGGCGCTGGCTAAAGATGAGGCAAGCTATAATGATGATGCCACGTTCGAAACTCAACTGCAGGTGCCGCTGTTGCAACTGAAATCGTTTGAGGAACGACGCCTGCCGCTGGAGGTGCTAACTGATATGCCTGGACGAAAGGTGGCCAAGCATTATGAGCACCATATTACGCTCAACTGTCCGTGGTCGCGCAATGAGCTGCAGATTCCCGTTGAGTTTCAGCCTGCCATGGAGGCCACTTGCCGTTTACATACATGCGGAACGCAAAAGTTTTTACAGGTCATTATGAAGGGGCTGGATGgagagctgttgctgcagcatgcCAAGGTTAAGTGTGATGTGCCGGGAGTGCGTTTGCAGGATCTGAATCCCAGCTCACAGCAGCCAATT GAGATACACAAGAGTTTGACTGTCACCTATCTGTATGAGATACAAGTGGAGCCTTTGAAAACGGAGCAGGAGCTGCCAATTGTGAAGGTGCATTTTGTAGTGAAGTATGCCACAGTGCAACAGCCAGAGGTCTGGCGTAATTATGGCTGTGCCTTTGATCTGGTTGATTACTCGACGCTCTTCAAGCTGCAGGCACAGCTTGAGCCCAATGAGTTATGTCGTCTGCGCACTGTTTGCAATTTACACTTGAAGATTACCAAAGTTAATGAGAATCCCTATACGGATTTAATGTACGAGGTGCTTAATGATCAGAATCTCTGGGCTGTTTGTGGTCGTTCGGCGG AAACGG GCGTGGTTTCTATGAAAGATGTAGACTGTCATTCCATATCCTTGGATGTGATGCCTTTGAGCACTGGATTTCTGCCCATGCCTAGCATAAGATTGTCCAAATACACCGCCGGTGGCAAAAGCAAGACTGATGCGCATTCGAAAGTGCATCCATTTCCGCCTGGACAGGTCTATAATTCCACCAAGAGCATGCAGATTCATGTCATAGCCAGCGTGAGCGCGGAACAGTAA
- the LOC108604120 gene encoding DNA-directed RNA polymerase II subunit RPB7, translated as MFYHISLEHEILLHPRYFGPQLLETVKQKLYSEVEGTCTGKYGFVIAVTTIDQIGSGVIQPGQGFVVYPVKYKAIVFRPFKGEVLDAVVKQINKVGMFAEIGPLSCFISHHSIPADMQFCPNGNPPCYKSKDEDVVISGEDKIRLKIVGTRVDATGIFAIGTLMDDYLGLVCN; from the exons atgttttatcaC ATTTCATTGGAGCACGAAATTCTGTTGCATCCGCGCTATTTTGGACCGCAACTGCTGGAGACGGTGAAACAGAAGCTATACTCGGAGGTGGAAGGCACGTGTACCGGCAAATATGGTTTTGTTATAGCTGTAACAACCATTGATCAAATTGGTTCCGGTGTTATACAGCCTGGTCAAGGATTTGTTGTCTACCCAGTAAAGTACAAGGCAATTGTCTTTCGACCATTTAAAGGCGAAGTGCTTGATGCGGTGgtcaagcaaataaacaaagttggCATGTTTGCCGAAATTGGACCTCTATCATGTTTTATTTCACATCAT TCTATTCCCGCGGATATGCAATTCTGTCCAAATGGCAATCCACCATGCTACAAATCCAAAGATGAGGATGTAGTTATATCGGGCGAGGATAAAATACGACTGAAGATAGTCGGAACGCGTGTAGATGCCACTGGCATT TTTGCCATTGGAACATTGATGGATGATTATCTAGGACTAGTTTGTAATTAG